The following is a genomic window from Nocardioides thalensis.
GCTCGTCGACCAGGGCATGTCGGCGATCTCCGCCGGCTCCCACTGCGACGAGGCCCACCTCGCCGAGGCCGAGTCGCTGATGGCCTCGGTCGGCCGCGTGGTGCGGGTGCCCGAGAAGCAGCAGGACGCCGTGACCGCCATCAGCGGATCCGGGCCCGCCTACGTGTTCTTCGTCGTGGAGTCGATGATCGAGGCCGGGGTCCACCTCGGCCTGCCCCGCGCGACCGCCCACGAGCTCGCCGTGCAGACCCTCGTCGGGTCCGCGGCGATGCTCAAGGAGACCGGCGAGCACCCGACGGTCCTGCGCGAGCAGGTCACCTCCCCGGGCGGTACGACGGCCGCGGCCCTCCGTGAGCTCGAGGTGCACCGCGTGCGCGCGGCCTTCCTCGCCGCGCTCGAGGCCGCCCGCGACCGCTCGCGGGAGCTGGCTGGGGGCTGACCCTCGCCTTGACAGACGACGGCGCCGGCCAGGTCCTCCTGGCCGGCGCCACGTCTGTTGCTGCTCAGTCGAGGGTCGCCTTCACGACGCCCGCGGCGACCGTGCGGTTGCCCTCACGGACCGCGAACCCCAGACCGGGCTCCATCGCCACCGGCTTGCCGAGCTCGACGGCCACCTCGACCGTGTCGCCCGGGTGCACCAGCTCGACCTCGCCGAGGTCGAAGCCCCCGGACACGTCGGACGTGCGGAAGTAGAACTGGGGCTTGTAGTCGGCGGCGAACGGCGTACGCCGCCCGCCCTCGGCCGCGGTCAGCGCGTGCAGGTCGGCGGTGAAGCGCGCGTGCGGCCGCACCGTGCCCGGCACGACCAGCACCTGGCCGCGCCGCACGTCCTGACGGCGGACGCCGCGGAGCAGCACGGCGGCGTTGTCGCCGGCCTCGACGGAGTCGAGCGTCTTGCCGAACGACTCCATCCCGGTGGCCACCGACGCCACCGTCGGGCCGAGCCCGACCAGCTCGACGGCGTCGCCGGCGCGCAGCCGGCCGCGCTCGACCGCGCCGGTGACGACCGTGCCGCGGCCGCTGATGGTCAGCACGCCCTCGACGGGCATCAGGAACGGCTCGTCGACGCTGCGCACCGGCGTCGGGACGTAGTCGTCGACGGCGGCGAGCAGCGAGCGGATCGAGTCCTGCCACCGCTCCTCACCCTCGAGGGCGCGCAGCGCCGACACCGGCACGACCGGTACGTCGTCGCCGGGGAAGCCGTACTCCGTCAGCAGGTCGCGGACCTCGAGCTCGACGAGGTCGAGCAGGTCGGGGTCGTCGACCGTGTCGGCCTTGTTGAGGGCGACGACGAGGTAGGGCACGCCGACGCGACGAGCGAGCAGGACGTGCTCGCGGGTCTGCGGCATCGCGCCGTCCTGCGCCGAGACCACCAGGATCGCGGCGTCGACCTGCGCGGCGCCGGTGATCATGTTCTTCACGTAGTCGGCGTGGCCTGGCATGTCGACATGGGCGTAGTGACGGGTCGCCGTCTCGTACTCCACGTGGGCGATGTTGATGGTGATCCCGCGCTCGACCTCCTCCGGCGCGCGGTCGATGCCGTCGAACGCCACGAACCGCGTCGCGCCCGGGTCGGTGTCGGAGAGCACCTTGGTGATCGCGGCGGTCAGCGTGGTCTTGCCGTGGTCGACGTGACCCATCGTCCCGATGTTGAGGTGCGGCTTGGTGCGGATGAACTGGCTCTTGGCCATGAGATTTCTTTCTGCAGTCAGTTGGGTGGACGTGCAGGACCCACGGACGGGACGACCCGCCCCCGTGGGGTCCTGCTGGCTGGCTGCAGGGGGAGGGTCAGCGTCGGGCTGAGGTGAGTGAGAACAGGTCCGCGCACACGTCGGCGCCCGGCAGGCGAAGGCCTGCCAGGTGAGCGCCGGGGGCGGTGATCATGCTCGTCACGTTAGGCACCAACACCGGAAGCCGCCACCGGATTCCGCGGGCTGCGGGCACCCGCTTCAGCAGACTCCTAGGTCCAGGCGAGCTCGGCGAGCGACCGGATCCGCCGTACGCCTGCGACGTCGGCCGGCCGCCGGTCGTAGCGCCCGTAGCGGTCGACGAGCACGCCCGCCAGCCCGGCGTCGGTCGCGCCGCGGACGTCGTGTCGCAGCGAGTCGCCCACCATCACGCACCGCTCCGGCGCGACCCCGATGGCCTCGCAGGCGGCGTGGAACGCGCGCGCGTCGGGCTTCGCCGCGGCCAGCGACGACGACGCCACCACGGGCACGCCGTAAGACCCGAGGCCGGTCCTGCGGACCTTCGTCTCCTGCACCGACTGCTCGCCGTTGGTCAGGATGCCGACCGGCAGCCCGGCGGCGAGGGCGGACTCGAGCGCCGCGGCCGCGTCGGCGAACGCCGACCAGGCTGCGCGATAGAAGCCGAGGTAGCCGGCGAAGGTGTCGTCGGCGACCGCGTCACGGGCGAGGTCCTGCTGCGGGAAGAACGCCCGGATCCGGGCGCGGCGGTGCTCGACGTGGCTGATCTCGCCGCGCTGGAACCGCTCGTGGTGGAGCGTCTCGAGCGCGAACCAGCGGTCGACCTGCTCCTCGATCTCGCCGTCGAGGCCGAGCGAGGCCAGCCAGGCGCGCACCCCCCGCTCGGCGGCGCTGCGGTGGTCGAACAGCGTGCCGTCGAGGTCGAACAGCACGCCCCCGGTCACCATGACGACAGTCTCGCAGCGACCGCCGACAACACAGGCACCGCCGTCGGCCGGCCGGACACCGGTAGCGTCGGTAGCGTGATCGCGTGCACAGGGCCGTCCACGGTCGTCTTCGACCCGACCCTGACGGAGTACGACTTCGGGCCCGATCACCCGATGACGCCGGTGCGGGTCGACCTGACCATGCGGCTCGCGACGGAGCTCGGCGTCGTCGGCGCCGGCGGGCTGGTCACCGTGGCCGCGCCGATGGCCTCCGACGACCTGCTGGCCACCGTCCACGAGCCCGAGCTGATCGACGCCGTCCAGCGGATGAGCGCGAAGCCCGGGCCGGGGGAGGAGCTGCGCGGCCTCGGCACCGACGACAACCCGGTGTTCGCCGGGATGCATCACGCCTCCGCGCACATCGTGGGCGCGAGCGTCGAGGCGTTCCGCCAGGTGTGGACCGGCGACAGCCTGCACAGCGCCAACATCACCGGCGGCCTGCACCACGCCATGCCCGACCGGGCCAGCGGCTTCTGCATCTACAACGACGTCGCGGTCGGCATCCGGTGGCTGCTCGACCAGGGCGCGGAGCGGGTGGCGTACGTCGACGTGGACGTGCACCACGGCGACGGGGTCGAGCGCATCTTCTGGGACGACCCGCGCGTGCTCACGATCTCCTTGCACGAGACCGGGCAGTTCCTGTTCCCGGGCACCGGGTTCCCCGCCGACACGGGCGGGCCCGACGCCGCCGGGAGTGCGGTCAACGTGGCCCTGCCGCCCGGTACGAGCGACTCCGGTTGGCTGCGCGCCTTCCACGCCGTCGTGCCGCCTCTGGTGCGCGAGTTCGCGCCCGACGTCCTCGTCACCCAGCACGGGTGCGACTCCCACGCCGACGACCCGCTCGCCCACCTGATGCTCAGCGTCGACGGCCAGCGCGAGGCCTACCTCGAGCTGCACGACCTCGCCCACGAGGCCGCGGGCGGCCGCTGGGTCGCGACCGGGGGCGGCGGCTACGCGGTCACCTCGGTCGTGCCGCGCGCCTGGACCCACCTCCTCGCCGCGGTCGCGGGCAGCCCGGTCGCCCTCGGGCAGCCGGTGCCCGAGGCGTGGCGCGAGCACGTCAGGTCGCGGTTCGGCGGTACGCCGCCGCGTCGGATGACCGACGAGCGCCCCGTCGGCTACCGGCGCTGGGAGGACGGCTACGACCCGGAGGCGTGGCTGGACCGGGCGATCAACGAGACCAGGATGGCCGTGTTCCCCCTCCACGGGCTCGATCCGCTGCCCTGACGCCGCCATGAGCGCGCCGTGACTGAGGCGTAGCGTCAAGACGACACGCCGTATTCACAGAAGTTCCTCTGGTGAATCTCTTCCCCATGAGTCACATCTGGCCCTATTCTCACGCCCAGGGCATCCGCCATTCACTGCTGGGGAAGGCGGTGACGGGTGCGCGGAAAGTGTGGTTGACCATGGCTCCCTCGTCGCGCGAGCGCTCCGAGTCGCTTCCGGACCCCAAGTTCCTGACCATCGCCGAGGTCGCGTCCATGATGCGCGTCTCGAAGATGACCGTCTACCGCCTGGTGCACGGCGGCGAGCTGCCCGCCGTCCGCGTGGGCCGCTCGTTCCGCGTGACCGAGGACGACGTCAACGACTACCTGCGCAAGAGCTTCTTCAACGCCGGCTGATCGACTGCCGGAGGTGGGAGGTTCCTCTCATCGTGAACGCTGATTCACCGGGGCCTCGCCTGCCCGGATAGGCTGTGCCGGTCACCCGTCCACCGTGGGCGGGACCAGCACGACCGCCGGCATCCGGCATATCGAGAGGTTACACGTGGGTTCTGTCATCAAGAAGCGGCGCAAGCGCATGGCCAAGAAGAAGCACCGCAAGCTTCTGAAGAAGACGCGGGTGCAGCGCCGCAAGCTCGGCAAGTGACCGACGCCAGGTCCTGACAGGCTCCTCGGGATGGCGGACGGTCGCACGGTCCTCGTGACCGGGGTCTCCCGTGACCTCGGTCGGACCTTCGCGCGCACCCTCGCCGCCGATCCTTCCGTCGACCGCGTCGTCGGCGTCGACGCCGTGCCGCCGCGCGGCGACATCGGCGACGTCACCTTCGTGCGCGCCGACATCCGCAACCCGGTGATCGCCAAGATCATCGACCGCGAGGACGTCGACACCGTCGTCCACATGAGCGTCATCGCGACGCCCGGCTCCGCGGGAGCACGGGGCACGATGAAGGAGCTCAACGTCATCGGCACCATGCAGCTGCTCGCTGCGTGCCAGAAGTCGCCGCGCGTGCGCAAGCTCGTGGTGAAGTCGACGACCACCGTCTACGGCTCCAGCAGCCGCGATCCCGCGATGTTCACCGAGGACATGGAGCCGCGGCGCGCGGCCCGCTCGGGCTACGCCAAGGACGTCGCCGAGGTCGAGGGCTACGTGCGCGGCTTCGCGCGCCGGCGCCCCGACGTGGTCGTCACCATGCTCCGCTGCGCCAACGTGATCGGTCCCCGGGTCGTGAGCCCGCTGACGTCGTACTTCCGGATGCCGGTCATCCCGACCGTGCTCGGCTTCGACCCGCGGCTCCAGTTCCTGCACGAGCACGACCTCAACCGCGCCCTGCGCCACGCCGTGCTCGAGGAGAGTCACGGCACGTTCAACGTCGCCGGTGACGGCATCATGCCGCTCTCGCAGGCGCTGCGCCGCCTCCAGCGGCCCGGCGTCCCCCTGCCGTCGATCGCGTTCGGCGGCCTCGGGTCGGCGCTGCGGTCGGCCCGCCTGGCCGACCTGTCGCCCGAGCTGATCTCGTTCCTCACCTTCGGGCGCGGGGTCGACACCACGCGGATGCGCACCGAGCTCGGTTTCGAGCCCCAGTACTCCACCGCCGAGGCGTTCTGCGAGTTCGCCAGCACGCTCACGCCGACCGGCGGCCACGCCGTCCGCATGCTCGACAGTGTCGCCGAGCGACTCCCCGAGCCGGAGGAGGCGCCGCTGCCCGGCGCACCCCGGCTGAGCATCGCAGGAGGCACCGATGGGTGAGCCCGAAGGCGCACAGATCATCCCGCTCGGCACGCGCGGTCGCCCCGGCCGCGGCACCGGCACGCGGCCGTCGGCCGCCGCCCGCGGCCTCGCGCCCCAGTCCCGGAAGGCCGCGCAGAAGCCGGCTGCCGACGTCGAGGGCACGGTCGTCGAGCCGTCGGAGGGCGTGGCGCCCGACGAGAGCACGGGCCGTGACACCTCGGAGGCCCGGCCCGGCGCGGAGACCGACGCGCCGGCCGCGGCCGGCGCGACCGACCCGCCGGCGATCCAGGTCTCCGACCGCGAGCCGAAGGGCGGGATCCCCGTCGGCGACCTGCTGATGGCCTTCCAGAGCGCCAGCCGTGAGATCTTCGGAGCCGACTGGGAGCCGCAGCTCGCCCGCTTCCTCGCGTTCCTGCGCCGGCGCCTCACCGGCGACTACGTCGTCGACGAGTACGGCTTCGACCGCGAGATCACCGAGCGGTTCTTCATGGCGGCGGTGCGGCCGATCGCGCAGAAGTGGTTCCGGATCGAGGTCCGCGGCGCGGAGAACATCCCGGCCGAGGGAGGTGCGCTGGTGGTCTCCAACCACTCGGGCACGATCCCGGTCGACGGGCTGATGACGATGGTGTCGATCCACGACCACGTCGGGCGTCACCTGCGGCCGCTCGGGGCCGACCTGGTGTTCAAGATGCCCGTCGTGGGCGCGGTCGCCCGCAAGGGTGGCGCGACGCTGGCGTGCAGCGAGGACGCCGAGCGGATGCTCCGTGACGGCGAGCTCGTCGGCGTGTGGCCGGAGGGCTTCAAGGGCATCGGCAAGCCGTTCTCCGAGCGCTACAAGCTCCAGCGGTTCGGGCGCGGCGGCTTCGTCTCGGCCGCGATCCGCACCGGGGTGCCGATCGTCCCGCTGTCGGTGGTCGGCGCGGAGGAGATCTATCCCCTCGTCGGCAACGTGCCGTCGCTCGCGCGACTGCTCGGGATCCCCTACATCCCGATCACGCCGCTCTTCCCGCTGCTCGGCCCGCTCGGCCTGGTGCCGCTCCCGTCGAAGTGGTACCTGGAGTTCGGCGAGCCGATCCGCACCGACGAGTACGACGCCGGCGCCGCCGACGACCCGATGCTGGTGTTCAACGTGACCGACCAGGTGCGGGAGACGATCCAGCAGACCCTCTACACGCTGCTGCGCGAGCGGACGTCGGTCTTCCGCTGACCGCGGGTCGAGCGGCCTGACGAGCGCGCCACGCGCTCGGTCCGGCAGGGCTCAGTTGCCGCCGAGCAGTCCGCCGAGCAGGCCGCCGACTCCGTCGACGACGTCGCCGACGAGGCCCTTGTCGTCCTCGGTGTCGTCGGGCTTCTTGCCGCCGTCCTTGTCGCCGCCGAGCAGGCCGTCGGTGATGTCGCCGATCGGGTCGTCGTCGGGCAGGTCGGTCGGGTCGTCGGCGTCGGGGAGGACCGTGTCCTCCTCGGTCGGCTGCTGCCTGCCACCGTTGTCGGAGCCGACGTTCTTGCGCGGCTCGTCGCGCCGCTGCTGCTGCGGCGGCTGCTGCTGGGCGGCGAGCTCGGCCGCCGCTGCGTCCTCGCTCACGCCGCTGAGGATGTCGGTGAGCGCGCGCGTGGCGAACTCGGGCAGGTCGGTGACCGTGCCGCCCTCGCAGGTCGGGCAGACCTGCTGCGCCGCACTGTCGACCTGGCGCACGGTCTGCGCGGCGGTGATCAGCGCCGGCCGGATCTCGTCGGGCAGGCGGTCGCCGAGGTCGGTGAGCTGGCCCATGCTCTCGTCGGCGAACGTGCGCACGTCCTGGAGCGACTTCTCGTCGCCGCTGGTCTCGAACTCGTCGATGGCCAGGGACGTCGCCTGGTTGGTCTGCTCGCTGAAGTCCTGGAGCGTCGAGGAGATCTCGTCGGCGACGTCGCCGTCGCGCTCGCTGAGCGCTTCGACCTCGACGAGCCGCTGCTGCGCGTGGGCGAGCAGGGTCTCGGCCTTGGCGGCCTCGTCGGACTGGAGGTTGGTCTGTGCGTTCTCGATGGCCCGCTTCATCGGGTAGAGCACGTCACCCGGCAGCGCGGCCTGCGAGGCCATCGCCATCGAGCCGGTGGCGGCGACCACGGCGAAGCCGCCCAGCAGGGTGGCGAGGCGACGCTCGTTGCGGCCGCGGGTCTGGGCCGGAGTGAGGCGGGCGACGAGCGCATCGTCGACGGGCCGGCGGGTGGCCGCCTGGACCGGCTGGGCGGCCGCCTCGGCGACCAGGCGCTCACGCAGGTCGGCGACGAACTCCGGGCGGGCGGTGACCTCGGGCACGGACCGCAGCGCACCGACGATCTCCAGCAGGTCGTCGAACGCGGGGTCGGCCGCGGGGCCCTTGCCGTCCCGGGCGCGGGACAGCTGGGCATCGAACTCGTCGGCGCGCCGACGGCTCACAAACCCGCCCGTCATGATTCCCGTCCCTGCTGTCGTGGTCCATCGATGTGATCGTTCAACGAGGCCCGGCCCGTGCAAGTTACGAACTTTGCCGTGTGATCGGTGATACGTGGAACGGTGCGCCGGATGCTCATCGCAGGCCCTCCGGCATCAGCTTGGCCAGGTTGCGCACGCCGCGCAGCTGGAGCTGCTTGATCGCACCGTCGCTGCGACCCAGGGAGGCGGCCGTCTCGGCGATGCTCATCCCCTGGAGGAAGCGCATCACGAGGCAGTCGCGCTGCTCGTTGGGCAGCTTGGTCAGCGCGTCGAGGAGGATCTCGTTGGTGAGCGACTGGAGCACCGCGTTCTCGGGGCCCTCGGTGGCGTCGTCGTGCTGGCCCATGTCCTCGGTGGTCAGCTCGAGGCGGGTGCGGCCGGCCTTGAAGTGGTCGGTCGCGAGGTTGCGCGCGATCGTCATCAGCCAGGCGCCGAAGTCCTTGCCCTGCCAGCGGAACGACGAGATGTTGCGCAGCGCCCGGAAGAACGTCTCGGAGGTCAGGTCCTCGGCGATCACGCTCGAGCGCGTGCGGTAGTAGAGGAACCGGTAGACCGACGACTGGTAATGGTCGTAGAGCATCCCGAACGCCTCGGCGTCGCCCTGCCGGGCGAGCTCGACCAGGCCGATCAGGCGCTCGCGCTCCTCGGGCGAGTCCTCCGAGGACGTCGCGAGCGGCGCGTCGCCGTACGGGCGCTGTCCCTCGGTGTCGAAGCTGTCGTCGACCTCGGTCAGCAGCCAGTGGCCGGGCGGCGTGGCGCCGGAGCCGGCACCACCGGTCGCGATCGCGAGCGGGGCCGGCGCGAAGGGGTCGCTGAGGAGGGACGCGACAGCGTCGCGAAGGGCATCGAACCCTCGCGCGACTTGCTCCCTCTCCCAGGTCATGGAGTGACCCCCCTTTGCTCCCCCGCACGGCATCCTAGGCGGGATCTCGCGCGTTGTGAACAAAACGGGAGAACCCGTCTACTGACGGGTAGCCAAGCCTCAGACGCCGAGGCGGCCTCCCAGCCGCCGGCGCAGCTGCCGCTTGGCCACCAGCCCCGCGACCGCCGCGCCCGACGCCGCGGAGCCGAGCACGAGCCCGGCCCGCGCGGCCTTCCGGCCGGTGCGGTAGTCGCGGATCCGCCAGCCGTGCTCGCGGGCGTGCGCCCGCAGCTTCGCGTCCGGGTTGATCGCGCACGGGTCGCCGACGAGGCTGAGCATCGGCAGGTCGTTGGCGGAGTCGGAGTACGCCGAGCAGCGGGCGAGGTCGAGTCCCTCGCGCTCGGCGAGCGCCTTGACCGCCTCGGCCTTCGCCGGGCCGTGCAGCATGTCGCCGACCAGCCGGCCCGTGTAGACGCCGTCGACGTGCTCGGCGACGGTGCCCAAGGCGCCGGTCAGGCCCAGGCGCCGCGCGATCAGGGTGGCGATCTCGATCGGGGCCGCGGTGACGAGCCACACCCGCTGGCCCTCGTCGAGGTGCATCTGGGCGAGGGCTCGGGTGCCGGGCCAGATCCGGTGGGCCATCGCCTCGTCGAAGATCTCCTCGCCGATCTCCTCCAGCTCGGCGACCGTGTGCCCGGCGATGAACGCGAGCGCCGAGTTGCGGGCCTCGGCGACGTGCTCGGGGTCCTCGACCCCGGCGATCCGGAAGTAGGCCTGCTTGTAGGCGGCGCCGACGATGTCCTTGGTGGTGAAGAACTTCCGGCGGTAGAGCCCGCGGGCGAGGTGGAAGATGCTCGCGCCCTGCATCACCGTGTTGTCCACGTCGAAGAACGCCGCGGCCGTGGGGTCGGACGGGTGGTCCAGCGCGGACTCGACCTCGGCCACGGCAGCCGCGGCCTCGCCGGCCAGCGTGGAGCGCTGCTTGAGGTTGAGCCGGCGACTCCGGTCCGATGGCGCGGCCATGAGGTCACCCTAGT
Proteins encoded in this region:
- a CDS encoding HAD family hydrolase: MAAPSDRSRRLNLKQRSTLAGEAAAAVAEVESALDHPSDPTAAAFFDVDNTVMQGASIFHLARGLYRRKFFTTKDIVGAAYKQAYFRIAGVEDPEHVAEARNSALAFIAGHTVAELEEIGEEIFDEAMAHRIWPGTRALAQMHLDEGQRVWLVTAAPIEIATLIARRLGLTGALGTVAEHVDGVYTGRLVGDMLHGPAKAEAVKALAEREGLDLARCSAYSDSANDLPMLSLVGDPCAINPDAKLRAHAREHGWRIRDYRTGRKAARAGLVLGSAASGAAVAGLVAKRQLRRRLGGRLGV
- a CDS encoding 30S ribosomal protein bS22 encodes the protein MGSVIKKRRKRMAKKKHRKLLKKTRVQRRKLGK
- a CDS encoding sigma-70 family RNA polymerase sigma factor codes for the protein MTWEREQVARGFDALRDAVASLLSDPFAPAPLAIATGGAGSGATPPGHWLLTEVDDSFDTEGQRPYGDAPLATSSEDSPEERERLIGLVELARQGDAEAFGMLYDHYQSSVYRFLYYRTRSSVIAEDLTSETFFRALRNISSFRWQGKDFGAWLMTIARNLATDHFKAGRTRLELTTEDMGQHDDATEGPENAVLQSLTNEILLDALTKLPNEQRDCLVMRFLQGMSIAETAASLGRSDGAIKQLQLRGVRNLAKLMPEGLR
- a CDS encoding acetoin utilization protein AcuC, with product MIACTGPSTVVFDPTLTEYDFGPDHPMTPVRVDLTMRLATELGVVGAGGLVTVAAPMASDDLLATVHEPELIDAVQRMSAKPGPGEELRGLGTDDNPVFAGMHHASAHIVGASVEAFRQVWTGDSLHSANITGGLHHAMPDRASGFCIYNDVAVGIRWLLDQGAERVAYVDVDVHHGDGVERIFWDDPRVLTISLHETGQFLFPGTGFPADTGGPDAAGSAVNVALPPGTSDSGWLRAFHAVVPPLVREFAPDVLVTQHGCDSHADDPLAHLMLSVDGQREAYLELHDLAHEAAGGRWVATGGGGYAVTSVVPRAWTHLLAAVAGSPVALGQPVPEAWREHVRSRFGGTPPRRMTDERPVGYRRWEDGYDPEAWLDRAINETRMAVFPLHGLDPLP
- a CDS encoding DUF5667 domain-containing protein, which gives rise to MSRRRADEFDAQLSRARDGKGPAADPAFDDLLEIVGALRSVPEVTARPEFVADLRERLVAEAAAQPVQAATRRPVDDALVARLTPAQTRGRNERRLATLLGGFAVVAATGSMAMASQAALPGDVLYPMKRAIENAQTNLQSDEAAKAETLLAHAQQRLVEVEALSERDGDVADEISSTLQDFSEQTNQATSLAIDEFETSGDEKSLQDVRTFADESMGQLTDLGDRLPDEIRPALITAAQTVRQVDSAAQQVCPTCEGGTVTDLPEFATRALTDILSGVSEDAAAAELAAQQQPPQQQRRDEPRKNVGSDNGGRQQPTEEDTVLPDADDPTDLPDDDPIGDITDGLLGGDKDGGKKPDDTEDDKGLVGDVVDGVGGLLGGLLGGN
- a CDS encoding lysophospholipid acyltransferase family protein, with the protein product MGEPEGAQIIPLGTRGRPGRGTGTRPSAAARGLAPQSRKAAQKPAADVEGTVVEPSEGVAPDESTGRDTSEARPGAETDAPAAAGATDPPAIQVSDREPKGGIPVGDLLMAFQSASREIFGADWEPQLARFLAFLRRRLTGDYVVDEYGFDREITERFFMAAVRPIAQKWFRIEVRGAENIPAEGGALVVSNHSGTIPVDGLMTMVSIHDHVGRHLRPLGADLVFKMPVVGAVARKGGATLACSEDAERMLRDGELVGVWPEGFKGIGKPFSERYKLQRFGRGGFVSAAIRTGVPIVPLSVVGAEEIYPLVGNVPSLARLLGIPYIPITPLFPLLGPLGLVPLPSKWYLEFGEPIRTDEYDAGAADDPMLVFNVTDQVRETIQQTLYTLLRERTSVFR
- a CDS encoding helix-turn-helix domain-containing protein; this encodes MAPSSRERSESLPDPKFLTIAEVASMMRVSKMTVYRLVHGGELPAVRVGRSFRVTEDDVNDYLRKSFFNAG
- a CDS encoding NAD-dependent epimerase/dehydratase family protein — protein: MADGRTVLVTGVSRDLGRTFARTLAADPSVDRVVGVDAVPPRGDIGDVTFVRADIRNPVIAKIIDREDVDTVVHMSVIATPGSAGARGTMKELNVIGTMQLLAACQKSPRVRKLVVKSTTTVYGSSSRDPAMFTEDMEPRRAARSGYAKDVAEVEGYVRGFARRRPDVVVTMLRCANVIGPRVVSPLTSYFRMPVIPTVLGFDPRLQFLHEHDLNRALRHAVLEESHGTFNVAGDGIMPLSQALRRLQRPGVPLPSIAFGGLGSALRSARLADLSPELISFLTFGRGVDTTRMRTELGFEPQYSTAEAFCEFASTLTPTGGHAVRMLDSVAERLPEPEEAPLPGAPRLSIAGGTDG
- a CDS encoding HAD family hydrolase, with protein sequence MVTGGVLFDLDGTLFDHRSAAERGVRAWLASLGLDGEIEEQVDRWFALETLHHERFQRGEISHVEHRRARIRAFFPQQDLARDAVADDTFAGYLGFYRAAWSAFADAAAALESALAAGLPVGILTNGEQSVQETKVRRTGLGSYGVPVVASSSLAAAKPDARAFHAACEAIGVAPERCVMVGDSLRHDVRGATDAGLAGVLVDRYGRYDRRPADVAGVRRIRSLAELAWT
- the proC gene encoding pyrroline-5-carboxylate reductase, which gives rise to MQKTAVIGAGVMGETLLSGLVRAGRRVDDLLVGEKRAERATELEERYGVTVVSNVDAAAKADTVALVVKPQDMADVLGEIAPSLRAGQLLVSLAAGITTAFIESYVPEGVAVVRVMPNTPALVDQGMSAISAGSHCDEAHLAEAESLMASVGRVVRVPEKQQDAVTAISGSGPAYVFFVVESMIEAGVHLGLPRATAHELAVQTLVGSAAMLKETGEHPTVLREQVTSPGGTTAAALRELEVHRVRAAFLAALEAARDRSRELAGG
- the tuf gene encoding elongation factor Tu; protein product: MAKSQFIRTKPHLNIGTMGHVDHGKTTLTAAITKVLSDTDPGATRFVAFDGIDRAPEEVERGITINIAHVEYETATRHYAHVDMPGHADYVKNMITGAAQVDAAILVVSAQDGAMPQTREHVLLARRVGVPYLVVALNKADTVDDPDLLDLVELEVRDLLTEYGFPGDDVPVVPVSALRALEGEERWQDSIRSLLAAVDDYVPTPVRSVDEPFLMPVEGVLTISGRGTVVTGAVERGRLRAGDAVELVGLGPTVASVATGMESFGKTLDSVEAGDNAAVLLRGVRRQDVRRGQVLVVPGTVRPHARFTADLHALTAAEGGRRTPFAADYKPQFYFRTSDVSGGFDLGEVELVHPGDTVEVAVELGKPVAMEPGLGFAVREGNRTVAAGVVKATLD